A genomic stretch from Myxocyprinus asiaticus isolate MX2 ecotype Aquarium Trade chromosome 24, UBuf_Myxa_2, whole genome shotgun sequence includes:
- the pde4d gene encoding cAMP-specific 3',5'-cyclic phosphodiesterase 4D isoform X5, which produces MASPGSGLILQANFVHSQRRESFLYRSDSDYDLSPKSMSRNSSIASDIHGDDMIVTPFAQVLASLRTVRNNFAALTNIQQERTNNKRSPMCNPPPITKTSYTEEAYQKLATETLEELDWCLDQLETLQTRHSVSEMASNKFKRMLNRELTHLSEMSRSGNQVSEFISSTFLDKQHEVEMPSPQSQKDKEKKKRPMSQISGVKKLTHSSSLTNSNIPRFGVKTETEDELAKELEDVNKWGLNVFKVSEFSGNRPLTVMMYTIFQERDLLKTFKIPLDTFITYLMTLEDHYHADVAYHNNIHAADVTQSTHVLLSTPALEAVFTDLEILAAIFASAIHDVDHPGVSNQFLINTNSELALMYNDSSVLENHHLAVGFKLLQEENCDIFQNLTKKQRQSLRKMVIDIVLATDMSKHMNLLADLKTMVETKKVTSSGVLLLDNYSDRIQVLQNMVHCADLSNPTKPLQLYRQWTDRIMEEFFSQGDRERERGMEVSPMCDKHNASVEKSQVGFIDYIVHPLWETWADLVHPDAQDILDTLEDNREWYQSTIPQSPSPALDTNSEGRRTAGQEKFQFELTLEEDGESDTEKDSSSPPDEEEEEEEEEDEENSCSDSKTLCTQDSECTEIPLDEQVGDGQEDEEEEEEQEGEREISEPCVLEEEEEEEEDTANT; this is translated from the exons ATGGCCAGCCCGGGGTCAGGGCTCATTCTCCAGGCCAACTTTGTGCACAGCCAGAGGAGAGAGTCCTTCCTTTACCGCTCTGACAGTGACTATGACCTCTCACCAAAGTCTATGTCCAGGAACTCCTCCATCGCTAGTGACAT ACATGGTGATGATATGATTGTAACACCTTTTGCACAG GTTCTGGCGAGTTTAAGAACTGTCCGGAACAACTTTGCTGCTTTAACAAATATACAACAGGAAAGGACCAATAACAA GAGATCCCCCATGTGTAACCCACCTCCCATCACAAAGACCTCCTACACAG AGGAGGCCTACCAGAAACTGGCCACAGAGACCCTGGAGGAGCTGGACTGGTGCCTTGATCAGCTCGAGACCTTGCAGACCAGGCATTCGGTCAGTGAGATGGCATCCAACAAG TTCAAAAGGATGTTGAACAGAGAATTAACTCACCTCTCAGAGATGAGCCGATCTGGTAACCAGGTGTCGGAATTCATCTCCAGTACATTCTTAG acAAGCAACACGAGGTGGAGATGCCATCGCCCCAGTCTCAGAAAGACAAGGAGAAGAAGAAAAGGCCGATGTCCCAGATTAGTGGTGTAAAAAAGCTAACGCACAGTTCCAGCCTCACCAACTCCAACATACCCCGATTTGGAGTTAAAACTGAAACAGAGGACGAGCTGGCCAAG GAGCTTGAAGATGTAAATAAATGGGGCCTTAATGTCTTCAAAGTCTCTGAATTTTCTGGGAACAGACCATTAACGGTTATGATGTACACAATATTCCAG GAGAGAGACTTGTTAAAGACGTTTAAAATTCCCCTCGATACCTTTATCACCTATCTGATGACTTTAGAGGACCATTACCATGCTGACGTTGCCTATCACAACAATATCCATGCTGCTGATGTCACACAGTCTACTCATGTTCTATTATCAACCCCTGCCCTTGAG GCTGTGTTTACAGACCTTGAAATTCTTGCTGCCATATTTGCCAGTGCAATACATGATGTTGATCATCCTGGCGTCTCCAACCAGTTCCTTATTAACACTA ACTCTGAGCTGGCCCTCATGTATAATGATTCATCTGTGTTGGAGAATCATCACCTGGCTGTAGGTTTTAAACTGTTGCAGGAAGAGAACTGCGATATCTTCCAGAACCTGACCAAGAAACAGCGGCAGTCACTTCGCAAGATGGTCATTGACATT GTTCTGGCCACAGACATGTCTAAACATATGAATTTGTTGGCTGATCTGAAAACCATGGTGGAGACCAAAAAGGTGACCAGTTCAGGAGTATTACTACTGGACAACTACTCAGACCGGATACAG GTCTTGCAGAATATGGTGCACTGTGCGGACCTTAGTAACCCCACTAAGCCGCTGCAGCTGTACAGGCAGTGGACGGACCGCATCATGGAAGAGTTCTTCAGCCAGGGCGACAGAGAGAGGGAGCGTGGCATGGAGGTCAGCCCCATGTGTGACAAGCACAATGCATCTGTTGAGAAGTCCCAG GTGGGCTTCATTGATTACATCGTGCACCCACTGTGGGAGACGTGGGCCGACCTTGTGCACCCAGACGCCCAGGACATCCTGGATACGCTGGAGGACAACAGGGAGTGGTATCAGAGCACCATTCCCCAGAGCCCCTCTCCTGCACTGGACACCAACAGCGAGGGCCGCCGCACCGCTGGTCAGGAGAAATTCCAGTTTGAATTGACTCTAGAGGAGGATGGAGAATCAGACACGGAGAAGGACAGCAGTAGCCctcctgatgaggaggaggaggaggaggaggaggaagatgagGAAAACAGTTGCAGTGACTCTAAAACCCTTTGCACACAGGACTCCGAATGTACAGAAATCCCCCTGGATGAGCAGGTGGGGGACGGACAGGAAGacgaagaggaagaggaggaacagGAAGGAGAAAGGGAAATATCAGAACCCTGTGTtttagaggaggaggaggaagaggaggaggacacTGCGAACACATAA
- the pde4d gene encoding cAMP-specific 3',5'-cyclic phosphodiesterase 4D isoform X2 produces the protein MGLVFLSMRRRISRELVEKLMKVCHSMKPRYNHRVREERMIPLSSLPPRRHSWICFDVDNGTSSGRSPLDPMASPGSGLILQANFVHSQRRESFLYRSDSDYDLSPKSMSRNSSIASDIHGDDMIVTPFAQVLASLRTVRNNFAALTNIQQERTNNKRSPMCNPPPITKTSYTEEAYQKLATETLEELDWCLDQLETLQTRHSVSEMASNKFKRMLNRELTHLSEMSRSGNQVSEFISSTFLDKQHEVEMPSPQSQKDKEKKKRPMSQISGVKKLTHSSSLTNSNIPRFGVKTETEDELAKELEDVNKWGLNVFKVSEFSGNRPLTVMMYTIFQERDLLKTFKIPLDTFITYLMTLEDHYHADVAYHNNIHAADVTQSTHVLLSTPALEAVFTDLEILAAIFASAIHDVDHPGVSNQFLINTNSELALMYNDSSVLENHHLAVGFKLLQEENCDIFQNLTKKQRQSLRKMVIDIVLATDMSKHMNLLADLKTMVETKKVTSSGVLLLDNYSDRIQVLQNMVHCADLSNPTKPLQLYRQWTDRIMEEFFSQGDRERERGMEVSPMCDKHNASVEKSQVGFIDYIVHPLWETWADLVHPDAQDILDTLEDNREWYQSTIPQSPSPALDTNSEGRRTAGQEKFQFELTLEEDGESDTEKDSSSPPDEEEEEEEEEDEENSCSDSKTLCTQDSECTEIPLDEQVGDGQEDEEEEEEQEGEREISEPCVLEEEEEEEEDTANT, from the exons CTTTGATGTGGACAATGGCACCTCATCAGGACGCAGTCCGCTGGATCCCATGGCCAGCCCGGGGTCAGGGCTCATTCTCCAGGCCAACTTTGTGCACAGCCAGAGGAGAGAGTCCTTCCTTTACCGCTCTGACAGTGACTATGACCTCTCACCAAAGTCTATGTCCAGGAACTCCTCCATCGCTAGTGACAT ACATGGTGATGATATGATTGTAACACCTTTTGCACAG GTTCTGGCGAGTTTAAGAACTGTCCGGAACAACTTTGCTGCTTTAACAAATATACAACAGGAAAGGACCAATAACAA GAGATCCCCCATGTGTAACCCACCTCCCATCACAAAGACCTCCTACACAG AGGAGGCCTACCAGAAACTGGCCACAGAGACCCTGGAGGAGCTGGACTGGTGCCTTGATCAGCTCGAGACCTTGCAGACCAGGCATTCGGTCAGTGAGATGGCATCCAACAAG TTCAAAAGGATGTTGAACAGAGAATTAACTCACCTCTCAGAGATGAGCCGATCTGGTAACCAGGTGTCGGAATTCATCTCCAGTACATTCTTAG acAAGCAACACGAGGTGGAGATGCCATCGCCCCAGTCTCAGAAAGACAAGGAGAAGAAGAAAAGGCCGATGTCCCAGATTAGTGGTGTAAAAAAGCTAACGCACAGTTCCAGCCTCACCAACTCCAACATACCCCGATTTGGAGTTAAAACTGAAACAGAGGACGAGCTGGCCAAG GAGCTTGAAGATGTAAATAAATGGGGCCTTAATGTCTTCAAAGTCTCTGAATTTTCTGGGAACAGACCATTAACGGTTATGATGTACACAATATTCCAG GAGAGAGACTTGTTAAAGACGTTTAAAATTCCCCTCGATACCTTTATCACCTATCTGATGACTTTAGAGGACCATTACCATGCTGACGTTGCCTATCACAACAATATCCATGCTGCTGATGTCACACAGTCTACTCATGTTCTATTATCAACCCCTGCCCTTGAG GCTGTGTTTACAGACCTTGAAATTCTTGCTGCCATATTTGCCAGTGCAATACATGATGTTGATCATCCTGGCGTCTCCAACCAGTTCCTTATTAACACTA ACTCTGAGCTGGCCCTCATGTATAATGATTCATCTGTGTTGGAGAATCATCACCTGGCTGTAGGTTTTAAACTGTTGCAGGAAGAGAACTGCGATATCTTCCAGAACCTGACCAAGAAACAGCGGCAGTCACTTCGCAAGATGGTCATTGACATT GTTCTGGCCACAGACATGTCTAAACATATGAATTTGTTGGCTGATCTGAAAACCATGGTGGAGACCAAAAAGGTGACCAGTTCAGGAGTATTACTACTGGACAACTACTCAGACCGGATACAG GTCTTGCAGAATATGGTGCACTGTGCGGACCTTAGTAACCCCACTAAGCCGCTGCAGCTGTACAGGCAGTGGACGGACCGCATCATGGAAGAGTTCTTCAGCCAGGGCGACAGAGAGAGGGAGCGTGGCATGGAGGTCAGCCCCATGTGTGACAAGCACAATGCATCTGTTGAGAAGTCCCAG GTGGGCTTCATTGATTACATCGTGCACCCACTGTGGGAGACGTGGGCCGACCTTGTGCACCCAGACGCCCAGGACATCCTGGATACGCTGGAGGACAACAGGGAGTGGTATCAGAGCACCATTCCCCAGAGCCCCTCTCCTGCACTGGACACCAACAGCGAGGGCCGCCGCACCGCTGGTCAGGAGAAATTCCAGTTTGAATTGACTCTAGAGGAGGATGGAGAATCAGACACGGAGAAGGACAGCAGTAGCCctcctgatgaggaggaggaggaggaggaggaggaagatgagGAAAACAGTTGCAGTGACTCTAAAACCCTTTGCACACAGGACTCCGAATGTACAGAAATCCCCCTGGATGAGCAGGTGGGGGACGGACAGGAAGacgaagaggaagaggaggaacagGAAGGAGAAAGGGAAATATCAGAACCCTGTGTtttagaggaggaggaggaagaggaggaggacacTGCGAACACATAA
- the pde4d gene encoding cAMP-specific 3',5'-cyclic phosphodiesterase 4D isoform X3: MSIIMKPRSRSTSSIKNTEGFDVDNGTSSGRSPLDPMASPGSGLILQANFVHSQRRESFLYRSDSDYDLSPKSMSRNSSIASDIHGDDMIVTPFAQVLASLRTVRNNFAALTNIQQERTNNKRSPMCNPPPITKTSYTEEAYQKLATETLEELDWCLDQLETLQTRHSVSEMASNKFKRMLNRELTHLSEMSRSGNQVSEFISSTFLDKQHEVEMPSPQSQKDKEKKKRPMSQISGVKKLTHSSSLTNSNIPRFGVKTETEDELAKELEDVNKWGLNVFKVSEFSGNRPLTVMMYTIFQERDLLKTFKIPLDTFITYLMTLEDHYHADVAYHNNIHAADVTQSTHVLLSTPALEAVFTDLEILAAIFASAIHDVDHPGVSNQFLINTNSELALMYNDSSVLENHHLAVGFKLLQEENCDIFQNLTKKQRQSLRKMVIDIVLATDMSKHMNLLADLKTMVETKKVTSSGVLLLDNYSDRIQVLQNMVHCADLSNPTKPLQLYRQWTDRIMEEFFSQGDRERERGMEVSPMCDKHNASVEKSQVGFIDYIVHPLWETWADLVHPDAQDILDTLEDNREWYQSTIPQSPSPALDTNSEGRRTAGQEKFQFELTLEEDGESDTEKDSSSPPDEEEEEEEEEDEENSCSDSKTLCTQDSECTEIPLDEQVGDGQEDEEEEEEQEGEREISEPCVLEEEEEEEEDTANT; the protein is encoded by the exons CTTTGATGTGGACAATGGCACCTCATCAGGACGCAGTCCGCTGGATCCCATGGCCAGCCCGGGGTCAGGGCTCATTCTCCAGGCCAACTTTGTGCACAGCCAGAGGAGAGAGTCCTTCCTTTACCGCTCTGACAGTGACTATGACCTCTCACCAAAGTCTATGTCCAGGAACTCCTCCATCGCTAGTGACAT ACATGGTGATGATATGATTGTAACACCTTTTGCACAG GTTCTGGCGAGTTTAAGAACTGTCCGGAACAACTTTGCTGCTTTAACAAATATACAACAGGAAAGGACCAATAACAA GAGATCCCCCATGTGTAACCCACCTCCCATCACAAAGACCTCCTACACAG AGGAGGCCTACCAGAAACTGGCCACAGAGACCCTGGAGGAGCTGGACTGGTGCCTTGATCAGCTCGAGACCTTGCAGACCAGGCATTCGGTCAGTGAGATGGCATCCAACAAG TTCAAAAGGATGTTGAACAGAGAATTAACTCACCTCTCAGAGATGAGCCGATCTGGTAACCAGGTGTCGGAATTCATCTCCAGTACATTCTTAG acAAGCAACACGAGGTGGAGATGCCATCGCCCCAGTCTCAGAAAGACAAGGAGAAGAAGAAAAGGCCGATGTCCCAGATTAGTGGTGTAAAAAAGCTAACGCACAGTTCCAGCCTCACCAACTCCAACATACCCCGATTTGGAGTTAAAACTGAAACAGAGGACGAGCTGGCCAAG GAGCTTGAAGATGTAAATAAATGGGGCCTTAATGTCTTCAAAGTCTCTGAATTTTCTGGGAACAGACCATTAACGGTTATGATGTACACAATATTCCAG GAGAGAGACTTGTTAAAGACGTTTAAAATTCCCCTCGATACCTTTATCACCTATCTGATGACTTTAGAGGACCATTACCATGCTGACGTTGCCTATCACAACAATATCCATGCTGCTGATGTCACACAGTCTACTCATGTTCTATTATCAACCCCTGCCCTTGAG GCTGTGTTTACAGACCTTGAAATTCTTGCTGCCATATTTGCCAGTGCAATACATGATGTTGATCATCCTGGCGTCTCCAACCAGTTCCTTATTAACACTA ACTCTGAGCTGGCCCTCATGTATAATGATTCATCTGTGTTGGAGAATCATCACCTGGCTGTAGGTTTTAAACTGTTGCAGGAAGAGAACTGCGATATCTTCCAGAACCTGACCAAGAAACAGCGGCAGTCACTTCGCAAGATGGTCATTGACATT GTTCTGGCCACAGACATGTCTAAACATATGAATTTGTTGGCTGATCTGAAAACCATGGTGGAGACCAAAAAGGTGACCAGTTCAGGAGTATTACTACTGGACAACTACTCAGACCGGATACAG GTCTTGCAGAATATGGTGCACTGTGCGGACCTTAGTAACCCCACTAAGCCGCTGCAGCTGTACAGGCAGTGGACGGACCGCATCATGGAAGAGTTCTTCAGCCAGGGCGACAGAGAGAGGGAGCGTGGCATGGAGGTCAGCCCCATGTGTGACAAGCACAATGCATCTGTTGAGAAGTCCCAG GTGGGCTTCATTGATTACATCGTGCACCCACTGTGGGAGACGTGGGCCGACCTTGTGCACCCAGACGCCCAGGACATCCTGGATACGCTGGAGGACAACAGGGAGTGGTATCAGAGCACCATTCCCCAGAGCCCCTCTCCTGCACTGGACACCAACAGCGAGGGCCGCCGCACCGCTGGTCAGGAGAAATTCCAGTTTGAATTGACTCTAGAGGAGGATGGAGAATCAGACACGGAGAAGGACAGCAGTAGCCctcctgatgaggaggaggaggaggaggaggaggaagatgagGAAAACAGTTGCAGTGACTCTAAAACCCTTTGCACACAGGACTCCGAATGTACAGAAATCCCCCTGGATGAGCAGGTGGGGGACGGACAGGAAGacgaagaggaagaggaggaacagGAAGGAGAAAGGGAAATATCAGAACCCTGTGTtttagaggaggaggaggaagaggaggaggacacTGCGAACACATAA
- the pde4d gene encoding cAMP-specific 3',5'-cyclic phosphodiesterase 4D isoform X4 yields MPRVECVTCFDVDNGTSSGRSPLDPMASPGSGLILQANFVHSQRRESFLYRSDSDYDLSPKSMSRNSSIASDIHGDDMIVTPFAQVLASLRTVRNNFAALTNIQQERTNNKRSPMCNPPPITKTSYTEEAYQKLATETLEELDWCLDQLETLQTRHSVSEMASNKFKRMLNRELTHLSEMSRSGNQVSEFISSTFLDKQHEVEMPSPQSQKDKEKKKRPMSQISGVKKLTHSSSLTNSNIPRFGVKTETEDELAKELEDVNKWGLNVFKVSEFSGNRPLTVMMYTIFQERDLLKTFKIPLDTFITYLMTLEDHYHADVAYHNNIHAADVTQSTHVLLSTPALEAVFTDLEILAAIFASAIHDVDHPGVSNQFLINTNSELALMYNDSSVLENHHLAVGFKLLQEENCDIFQNLTKKQRQSLRKMVIDIVLATDMSKHMNLLADLKTMVETKKVTSSGVLLLDNYSDRIQVLQNMVHCADLSNPTKPLQLYRQWTDRIMEEFFSQGDRERERGMEVSPMCDKHNASVEKSQVGFIDYIVHPLWETWADLVHPDAQDILDTLEDNREWYQSTIPQSPSPALDTNSEGRRTAGQEKFQFELTLEEDGESDTEKDSSSPPDEEEEEEEEEDEENSCSDSKTLCTQDSECTEIPLDEQVGDGQEDEEEEEEQEGEREISEPCVLEEEEEEEEDTANT; encoded by the exons ATGCCTAGAGTTGAGTGTGTGACATG CTTTGATGTGGACAATGGCACCTCATCAGGACGCAGTCCGCTGGATCCCATGGCCAGCCCGGGGTCAGGGCTCATTCTCCAGGCCAACTTTGTGCACAGCCAGAGGAGAGAGTCCTTCCTTTACCGCTCTGACAGTGACTATGACCTCTCACCAAAGTCTATGTCCAGGAACTCCTCCATCGCTAGTGACAT ACATGGTGATGATATGATTGTAACACCTTTTGCACAG GTTCTGGCGAGTTTAAGAACTGTCCGGAACAACTTTGCTGCTTTAACAAATATACAACAGGAAAGGACCAATAACAA GAGATCCCCCATGTGTAACCCACCTCCCATCACAAAGACCTCCTACACAG AGGAGGCCTACCAGAAACTGGCCACAGAGACCCTGGAGGAGCTGGACTGGTGCCTTGATCAGCTCGAGACCTTGCAGACCAGGCATTCGGTCAGTGAGATGGCATCCAACAAG TTCAAAAGGATGTTGAACAGAGAATTAACTCACCTCTCAGAGATGAGCCGATCTGGTAACCAGGTGTCGGAATTCATCTCCAGTACATTCTTAG acAAGCAACACGAGGTGGAGATGCCATCGCCCCAGTCTCAGAAAGACAAGGAGAAGAAGAAAAGGCCGATGTCCCAGATTAGTGGTGTAAAAAAGCTAACGCACAGTTCCAGCCTCACCAACTCCAACATACCCCGATTTGGAGTTAAAACTGAAACAGAGGACGAGCTGGCCAAG GAGCTTGAAGATGTAAATAAATGGGGCCTTAATGTCTTCAAAGTCTCTGAATTTTCTGGGAACAGACCATTAACGGTTATGATGTACACAATATTCCAG GAGAGAGACTTGTTAAAGACGTTTAAAATTCCCCTCGATACCTTTATCACCTATCTGATGACTTTAGAGGACCATTACCATGCTGACGTTGCCTATCACAACAATATCCATGCTGCTGATGTCACACAGTCTACTCATGTTCTATTATCAACCCCTGCCCTTGAG GCTGTGTTTACAGACCTTGAAATTCTTGCTGCCATATTTGCCAGTGCAATACATGATGTTGATCATCCTGGCGTCTCCAACCAGTTCCTTATTAACACTA ACTCTGAGCTGGCCCTCATGTATAATGATTCATCTGTGTTGGAGAATCATCACCTGGCTGTAGGTTTTAAACTGTTGCAGGAAGAGAACTGCGATATCTTCCAGAACCTGACCAAGAAACAGCGGCAGTCACTTCGCAAGATGGTCATTGACATT GTTCTGGCCACAGACATGTCTAAACATATGAATTTGTTGGCTGATCTGAAAACCATGGTGGAGACCAAAAAGGTGACCAGTTCAGGAGTATTACTACTGGACAACTACTCAGACCGGATACAG GTCTTGCAGAATATGGTGCACTGTGCGGACCTTAGTAACCCCACTAAGCCGCTGCAGCTGTACAGGCAGTGGACGGACCGCATCATGGAAGAGTTCTTCAGCCAGGGCGACAGAGAGAGGGAGCGTGGCATGGAGGTCAGCCCCATGTGTGACAAGCACAATGCATCTGTTGAGAAGTCCCAG GTGGGCTTCATTGATTACATCGTGCACCCACTGTGGGAGACGTGGGCCGACCTTGTGCACCCAGACGCCCAGGACATCCTGGATACGCTGGAGGACAACAGGGAGTGGTATCAGAGCACCATTCCCCAGAGCCCCTCTCCTGCACTGGACACCAACAGCGAGGGCCGCCGCACCGCTGGTCAGGAGAAATTCCAGTTTGAATTGACTCTAGAGGAGGATGGAGAATCAGACACGGAGAAGGACAGCAGTAGCCctcctgatgaggaggaggaggaggaggaggaggaagatgagGAAAACAGTTGCAGTGACTCTAAAACCCTTTGCACACAGGACTCCGAATGTACAGAAATCCCCCTGGATGAGCAGGTGGGGGACGGACAGGAAGacgaagaggaagaggaggaacagGAAGGAGAAAGGGAAATATCAGAACCCTGTGTtttagaggaggaggaggaagaggaggaggacacTGCGAACACATAA